From a region of the Geothrix sp. 21YS21S-2 genome:
- a CDS encoding TetR/AcrR family transcriptional regulator: MARCKAFDEDATLQRAMDLFQAKGFEATSIQDLVDHLGISRQSLYDTFGDKQALYMASLERYRRAVSRPFAELLEGPLPLRKALAALFGMTVDRLLSPEGQVCLMAHAALERAAEDPETRACVRDNLRHVFGLFEARLRRAQAEGELGPAHDPAALAHYLQSSIHGLQVTARSGASRDDLEGIVRVTLSVLG; this comes from the coding sequence ATGGCACGCTGCAAGGCATTCGACGAGGACGCGACCCTGCAAAGGGCCATGGACCTCTTCCAGGCCAAGGGGTTCGAAGCCACCTCCATCCAGGATCTGGTGGACCACCTGGGCATCAGCCGCCAGAGCCTCTACGACACCTTCGGCGACAAGCAGGCCCTCTACATGGCCAGTCTGGAACGCTACCGCCGGGCCGTGAGCCGGCCCTTCGCCGAGCTCCTGGAAGGGCCCTTGCCCCTCCGCAAGGCCCTGGCCGCCCTCTTCGGCATGACGGTGGACCGGCTGCTCTCGCCGGAAGGGCAGGTCTGCCTCATGGCCCATGCCGCGCTGGAGCGGGCCGCCGAGGATCCCGAAACCCGCGCCTGCGTGCGCGACAACCTCAGGCATGTGTTCGGTCTCTTCGAAGCGCGTCTGCGCAGGGCCCAGGCCGAAGGCGAACTGGGTCCGGCGCACGACCCGGCCGCCCTGGCCCACTACCTCCAGAGCAGCATCCACGGTCTCCAGGTCACCGCCCGTTCCGGCGCCAGCCGGGATGACCTGGAGGGCATCGTCCGCGTGACCCTCTCGGTCCTCGGATGA
- a CDS encoding tyrosine-type recombinase/integrase, producing MTTKFKNGLAKHPSGHYHYCVRINGRQFKGSTRATDLATARKVLEELRRQVLNEECGTRQIPTLKSVRDNWLQVHKPVHSAKHWYDVEMVSRIWLLPNLENRRVDRITNADVYQVRSKMLEAGRSPVTVNDMLKILKLLINFAIRQGYLKSLPFKVAFLKTQKKPRPVINAAKVSEFLFAIDHEARNPHVPVMLRVMIGLGLRESEVLGMRWEWFDQINQTYIVGKAKGKEARVLPVPSWLWSSIHAMPKIISPWVFPAEDGKPHRQQFCKKALHRVCQKLELGNVTQHRLRATFATLHTEAGTPISEVQGMLGHKNVTTTMIYVETSLGAKRKAQDELGKKLGLA from the coding sequence ATGACAACCAAATTCAAAAACGGACTCGCCAAGCATCCAAGTGGACACTACCACTACTGCGTCCGGATCAATGGCAGGCAGTTCAAAGGAAGCACCCGGGCGACAGATCTCGCTACGGCACGGAAGGTGCTCGAAGAGCTTCGTCGCCAGGTCCTCAACGAGGAATGCGGGACCAGGCAAATTCCCACCTTGAAATCGGTTCGGGACAATTGGCTTCAGGTCCATAAGCCCGTGCACAGTGCCAAGCATTGGTATGACGTCGAGATGGTCTCGCGCATCTGGCTCCTTCCGAACCTTGAAAATCGCCGTGTGGACCGCATCACCAACGCGGACGTCTATCAGGTTCGCTCCAAGATGTTGGAAGCAGGTCGATCCCCAGTCACGGTGAACGACATGCTGAAAATACTCAAACTCTTGATTAATTTTGCGATCAGACAGGGTTACCTAAAATCACTACCCTTCAAAGTGGCGTTCCTGAAAACCCAGAAGAAGCCCCGACCAGTGATCAATGCCGCGAAGGTTTCGGAATTTCTCTTTGCAATCGACCATGAAGCCCGGAACCCGCATGTCCCCGTAATGCTGCGAGTCATGATCGGGCTCGGTTTGAGGGAGAGCGAAGTATTAGGCATGCGATGGGAATGGTTCGATCAGATCAATCAAACCTACATTGTCGGCAAGGCAAAGGGCAAGGAAGCGCGGGTCCTCCCGGTCCCTTCGTGGCTCTGGTCCTCCATCCATGCGATGCCGAAAATCATAAGTCCGTGGGTATTCCCAGCCGAGGACGGCAAACCGCATCGCCAACAGTTCTGCAAAAAAGCGCTTCACCGAGTCTGCCAGAAGCTTGAACTCGGAAATGTAACCCAGCACCGCCTGCGCGCCACCTTCGCCACCCTCCACACGGAGGCGGGAACGCCCATATCCGAGGTTCAAGGAATGCTTGGGCACAAAAATGTAACGACCACGATGATCTATGTGGAAACTAGCCTTGGTGCTAAGCGAAAGGCTCAGGACGAGCTTGGCAAGAAGCTGGGGTTGGCATGA
- a CDS encoding ABC transporter permease subunit, whose amino-acid sequence MTPRAKGLAGLSLLLLLLALSVLPRWIHACPFGMDLEFPTQTVCERALGGLGRSMALAAGVAGLTTALGILLALAAAQAKGAVDFSITKVSEFFFALPDILVLITMAFLLKTARDLGFLDLDPTLAVGASLSVIGWAVPALMFRARLKALGEAEFVSASRALGAGEAWILARHLLPQMKGFMLAVFLLRVPAVIFMESTISFLGFGLPPTTPSLGTYVGGNYRNLILGEWRIVLPVWALLLLISIGFSLVGKALLAGEDA is encoded by the coding sequence ATGACACCGCGTGCCAAGGGCCTCGCGGGCCTCTCCCTCCTCCTGCTCCTGCTGGCGCTGTCGGTCCTGCCGCGCTGGATCCACGCCTGCCCCTTCGGCATGGACCTGGAGTTCCCCACGCAGACCGTCTGCGAGCGCGCCCTGGGCGGCCTGGGACGGTCCATGGCCCTGGCCGCGGGCGTCGCGGGCCTCACCACCGCCCTTGGCATCCTGCTGGCGCTGGCCGCCGCCCAGGCCAAGGGCGCCGTGGACTTCTCCATCACCAAGGTCTCGGAATTCTTCTTCGCCCTGCCCGACATCCTGGTGCTCATCACCATGGCCTTCCTCCTGAAGACCGCCCGGGACCTGGGCTTCCTGGACCTGGACCCCACCCTGGCCGTGGGCGCCTCCCTGTCGGTGATCGGCTGGGCCGTGCCCGCCCTGATGTTCCGGGCCCGGCTCAAGGCCCTGGGCGAGGCTGAGTTCGTGTCCGCCAGCCGCGCCCTGGGCGCCGGCGAGGCCTGGATCCTGGCGCGCCACCTGCTGCCCCAGATGAAGGGCTTCATGCTGGCGGTCTTCCTGCTGCGGGTGCCGGCGGTGATCTTCATGGAATCCACCATCAGCTTCCTGGGCTTCGGCCTGCCCCCCACCACGCCCAGCCTGGGCACCTACGTGGGCGGCAACTACCGGAACCTCATCCTGGGCGAGTGGCGCATCGTCCTGCCCGTGTGGGCCCTGCTCCTGCTCATCTCCATCGGGTTCTCCCTGGTGGGCAAGGCCCTGCTGGCCGGGGAGGACGCGTGA
- a CDS encoding ABC transporter permease subunit yields MRLRFLRDLAIIPIVAFLVQALVVRLPVPVNEDAKRPQVVSLQAQMERDLGKGQALGFLRPWVKLAKGEPLGNDQQGFDIGDLAAALGSSLRIGLMGLVLSLGWAYLYAWFRVRTRNRLDRRTLEVLPDLIYATPPFFFALALAIPLGTHLAGSRLPFEAAAALATALPAAAFFGQVLYGALAREMGRPYVLTARAKGLSDDRVIWRHAMPNATLVLLDGAVPKVTLLLTGSFIAERVFNIHGFGYLYVYAAEQRQAALVVVGTTVFAALLVLVSMAAQCVRSWLEPAP; encoded by the coding sequence GTGAGGCTCCGGTTCCTGCGGGACCTGGCGATCATCCCCATCGTCGCGTTCCTGGTGCAGGCCCTGGTGGTGCGCCTTCCCGTGCCCGTCAACGAGGACGCCAAGCGCCCCCAGGTGGTCTCCCTCCAGGCGCAGATGGAGCGCGACCTGGGCAAGGGGCAGGCCCTGGGGTTCCTGCGGCCCTGGGTCAAGCTCGCGAAGGGGGAGCCCCTGGGCAACGACCAGCAGGGCTTCGACATCGGCGACCTGGCCGCGGCGCTGGGCAGCAGCCTGCGCATCGGGCTCATGGGGCTGGTCCTCTCCCTGGGCTGGGCCTACCTGTACGCGTGGTTCCGGGTGCGCACCCGCAACCGCCTCGACCGGCGCACCCTGGAGGTCCTGCCCGACCTCATCTACGCCACCCCGCCCTTCTTCTTCGCGCTGGCGCTGGCCATCCCCCTGGGCACGCACCTGGCCGGCTCGCGCCTGCCCTTCGAGGCCGCCGCCGCCCTCGCCACGGCGCTGCCGGCGGCGGCCTTCTTCGGGCAGGTGCTCTATGGCGCCCTGGCCCGGGAGATGGGGCGGCCCTACGTCCTCACCGCACGCGCCAAGGGCCTCTCCGACGACCGCGTCATCTGGCGCCACGCCATGCCCAACGCCACCCTGGTCCTCCTGGACGGCGCCGTGCCCAAGGTGACCCTGCTCCTCACCGGCAGCTTCATCGCCGAGCGGGTCTTCAACATCCACGGCTTCGGCTACCTCTACGTCTACGCCGCCGAGCAGCGCCAGGCGGCCCTGGTGGTGGTGGGCACCACGGTGTTCGCGGCCCTCCTGGTGCTGGTGTCCATGGCCGCCCAATGCGTGCGCTCCTGGCTGGAGCCCGCGCCATGA
- a CDS encoding CBS domain-containing protein, translating into MNQFKITTVPDFESAYVDDFIEFFLQDGIITDAVKVASSSVGNILAGEEKEDAPSDAHVTGLSLANTYVDPSHRLSKLDASKKPPKTVNPQDDIIDAVTIMMAYDFSQVPVMQTQRNLKGIVTWDSIVKKIAMGSKMQGPCSDFLVPAEEISINASIYDAIPRISQHQYVLVRDATNCISGIVTSSDMMEQFKGLAEPFLLIGEIENYLRHIIDSKFNLADIVSAKDASDVGRIVTSVADLTFGEYARLLQDPNNWIRTGIRISRTIICELLEKVREIRNSVMHFDPERLDDEDLSTLRSARALLYNIYLSCVG; encoded by the coding sequence ATGAACCAGTTCAAAATAACTACAGTTCCAGATTTTGAGTCAGCATATGTTGATGATTTTATAGAATTTTTTCTTCAGGATGGAATAATAACTGATGCAGTGAAGGTTGCCTCATCTTCGGTCGGAAATATTCTTGCAGGGGAAGAAAAAGAAGACGCACCAAGTGATGCCCATGTCACTGGACTATCGTTGGCTAATACCTATGTTGATCCAAGTCATCGTTTGAGTAAGCTGGACGCATCAAAAAAACCTCCCAAAACTGTCAATCCCCAGGATGATATAATTGATGCAGTCACGATCATGATGGCTTATGATTTTTCACAAGTGCCAGTGATGCAAACGCAAAGAAATCTTAAGGGTATTGTGACTTGGGACTCAATTGTAAAAAAAATAGCAATGGGGTCAAAAATGCAAGGTCCCTGTTCCGACTTTTTAGTCCCAGCCGAAGAAATTAGTATTAACGCTTCCATTTATGATGCAATTCCTCGAATTTCTCAGCACCAATATGTTCTTGTTCGGGATGCAACCAATTGCATTAGTGGCATAGTGACCTCAAGTGATATGATGGAGCAGTTTAAGGGGCTGGCTGAGCCTTTTTTGCTGATAGGTGAAATAGAAAACTATCTCAGGCACATAATTGACTCGAAGTTTAACCTTGCTGATATTGTTTCTGCCAAAGATGCATCGGATGTTGGTAGAATAGTGACTTCAGTGGCTGATCTGACTTTTGGCGAATACGCAAGACTACTGCAGGATCCAAACAATTGGATTCGGACAGGGATCCGTATTAGTAGGACGATTATTTGCGAATTGCTTGAAAAAGTTAGAGAAATTCGCAATAGCGTTATGCATTTCGACCCAGAACGTTTGGACGATGAAGATCTTTCAACTTTAAGGTCTGCCCGTGCACTTCTGTATAATATCTATTTATCATGTGTTGGGTAA
- a CDS encoding type I restriction enzyme endonuclease domain-containing protein produces the protein MCWVRAFGFGDRALEIPFGFPSAEILDKVQNMKHRNLTVELLERLLKDDIKARFSTNVVQSARFSDILKASLTRYRNRAIETAQVVEELIQMAKAFNDAFQRGIDLGLAPEEMALYDALEDNEALVRELGGSELKAIGRELPDDRRNNPKTDSSVRESVRATMKVRIKRILKRHRYLPEMELRAVGHVLKQAEVQSGAWVA, from the coding sequence ATGTGTTGGGTAAGGGCATTTGGTTTTGGGGACAGAGCTTTAGAAATTCCTTTCGGCTTCCCTTCTGCTGAGATCTTGGATAAAGTGCAGAACATGAAGCACCGGAATCTCACCGTAGAACTTCTTGAGCGATTGTTGAAAGACGACATCAAGGCGCGGTTCTCCACAAATGTGGTGCAGAGCGCTAGGTTCTCGGACATCTTGAAAGCCAGTCTCACGCGCTATCGCAACCGTGCCATTGAGACCGCACAAGTCGTCGAAGAATTGATCCAAATGGCAAAGGCGTTCAACGATGCTTTCCAGCGCGGCATCGATCTAGGGCTGGCACCGGAGGAGATGGCGTTATATGACGCTCTGGAGGATAACGAAGCCTTGGTTCGGGAACTAGGAGGCTCTGAGCTGAAGGCGATTGGACGGGAACTCCCTGACGACCGGAGGAATAACCCGAAGACTGATTCGTCCGTTCGAGAATCAGTTCGTGCCACAATGAAGGTGCGTATTAAGCGGATTTTGAAGCGGCATCGGTATCTACCGGAAATGGAGCTTCGAGCGGTGGGGCATGTGCTGAAGCAGGCGGAAGTGCAGTCTGGGGCTTGGGTGGCATAG
- a CDS encoding SDR family oxidoreductase: protein MGKLDGKIALITGGTTGIGLASARLFHQEGARVYVTGRNPETLAQARKLLPPEVVVLEADSASLGDLDRIAGRLQAEAGRLDVLFVNAGIGEFRSLEEASEAHWDRILDVNLKGPFFLVQKALPLMGKGASVVFTTSVVDRKGFPGAGAYSASKAGLAGLARSLAVELAPRGIRVNSLAPGPIETPIHAKLGLNEEALRGFQDSVSQMVPMKRMGTDGEVAGAALFLASGDSSFMTGEELVVDGGAAVA from the coding sequence ATGGGCAAGCTCGACGGCAAGATCGCACTCATCACCGGGGGCACCACGGGCATCGGCCTGGCCTCCGCCCGGCTGTTCCACCAGGAAGGCGCCCGGGTCTACGTGACTGGACGCAATCCCGAAACCCTGGCCCAGGCCCGGAAGCTGCTGCCCCCGGAGGTCGTCGTCCTCGAGGCGGACAGCGCCAGCCTCGGGGACCTGGACCGCATTGCCGGGCGGCTCCAGGCCGAAGCCGGACGGCTGGACGTCCTTTTCGTCAACGCGGGCATCGGCGAGTTCCGGTCGCTGGAGGAGGCCAGCGAGGCCCACTGGGACCGGATCCTGGACGTGAACCTCAAGGGCCCCTTCTTCCTCGTGCAGAAGGCGCTTCCCCTGATGGGCAAGGGGGCGTCCGTGGTGTTCACCACCAGCGTGGTGGACCGCAAGGGTTTTCCCGGTGCCGGCGCCTATTCCGCGTCCAAGGCGGGACTGGCCGGCCTGGCGCGGTCCCTGGCCGTGGAACTGGCGCCCCGGGGCATCCGGGTCAACAGCCTGGCGCCAGGTCCCATCGAAACGCCCATCCACGCCAAGCTGGGCCTGAACGAGGAGGCGCTGCGCGGATTCCAGGACAGTGTTTCCCAAATGGTCCCCATGAAGCGCATGGGAACCGACGGGGAGGTGGCCGGGGCCGCCCTGTTCCTGGCATCCGGGGACAGTTCCTTCATGACTGGCGAGGAACTCGTCGTGGACGGGGGGGCAGCGGTGGCCTGA
- a CDS encoding ABC transporter ATP-binding protein yields MSAHLEARNLGIALRGGNLLVERLSFDLAAGRTLGLVGESGSGKSLTAQALLGLLPEERFEVTGSLRILGEEPGDWKRLRGKVIAMVFQEPRLALNPRMEVGRQIAEVLELHQGLSRAGAGREAARWLDRVGIAPARARDVPATFSGGMLQRICIAMALAAGPRILVADEPTTALDTTVQAQVLDLVGDLQRELGLAVLLITHDLPLAAQRCDDLLVLYAGRPMESGPTERVLRRPLHRYTEALLACARFPAEAGTPLAAIPGQVPLVTPQSIPPCVFADRCRAAREDCLNRSYTWYPEGHACFHPCGEDP; encoded by the coding sequence GTGAGCGCGCACCTGGAGGCCCGGAACCTGGGCATCGCGCTGCGGGGCGGGAACCTGCTGGTGGAGCGCCTCTCCTTCGACCTGGCCGCGGGGCGCACCCTGGGCCTGGTGGGCGAGAGCGGCTCGGGCAAGAGCCTCACGGCCCAGGCACTGCTGGGCCTGCTGCCCGAGGAGCGCTTCGAGGTGACCGGGAGCCTGCGGATCCTGGGGGAGGAACCCGGGGACTGGAAGCGCCTGCGCGGCAAGGTCATCGCCATGGTCTTCCAGGAGCCGCGCCTGGCCCTGAACCCGCGCATGGAGGTGGGCCGCCAGATCGCCGAGGTCCTCGAGCTCCACCAGGGCCTCTCCCGGGCCGGGGCCGGCCGCGAGGCGGCGCGCTGGCTGGACCGGGTCGGCATCGCCCCCGCCCGCGCCCGGGATGTCCCCGCGACCTTCTCCGGCGGCATGCTCCAGCGCATCTGCATCGCCATGGCCCTGGCCGCGGGCCCCCGGATCCTCGTGGCCGACGAGCCCACCACGGCCCTGGACACCACCGTCCAGGCCCAGGTGCTGGACCTGGTGGGCGACCTGCAGCGGGAATTGGGCCTGGCGGTGCTCCTCATCACCCACGACCTGCCCCTGGCCGCCCAGCGCTGCGACGACCTTCTGGTGCTTTACGCCGGCCGCCCCATGGAGAGCGGCCCCACCGAGCGCGTCCTGCGCCGCCCCCTGCACCGCTACACCGAGGCACTCCTCGCCTGCGCCCGGTTCCCGGCCGAAGCCGGCACGCCCCTGGCCGCCATCCCCGGGCAGGTCCCCCTGGTCACGCCGCAGTCGATCCCCCCCTGCGTCTTCGCCGACCGCTGCCGCGCCGCGCGGGAGGACTGCCTGAACCGCTCCTACACCTGGTACCCCGAAGGCCACGCCTGCTTCCACCCCTGCGGGGAGGACCCATGA
- a CDS encoding response regulator, whose translation MPKTIMIVDDASTLRALLRLVLTRAGFDVVEARDGREALDCLHDRQVDLLLCDINMPNMDGFSLLKALRGNARHARTPVVMLTSESGADMKRLGRALGAQAWVVKPFHPDQVLSLVARLLPP comes from the coding sequence ATGCCCAAGACCATCATGATCGTCGATGACGCCTCGACCTTGAGGGCTCTCCTGCGCCTGGTCCTGACCCGGGCCGGGTTCGACGTGGTGGAGGCCCGGGACGGCAGGGAGGCCCTGGATTGCCTCCACGATCGCCAAGTCGATCTCCTGCTGTGCGACATCAACATGCCGAACATGGACGGCTTCTCCTTGCTCAAGGCGCTCCGCGGGAACGCCCGCCACGCGCGCACGCCGGTCGTCATGCTCACCTCCGAATCCGGTGCGGACATGAAGCGCCTGGGAAGGGCCCTGGGCGCGCAGGCATGGGTCGTCAAGCCTTTCCATCCGGACCAGGTGCTGAGCCTCGTGGCCAGGCTGCTGCCTCCGTGA
- a CDS encoding ABC transporter ATP-binding protein, protein MILLEARAVRKAYQGRPVLAGVALALEEGRTLGLVGESGSGKTTFGRILMGLERPDAGEVLYRGEPMPPQRSPAWRALRRKIQAVHQDPSAVLNPWWTIQEVLEEPFRVHGMPRAERRARIPALLDQVGLPAAVAPRLPAELSGGQKQRVVIARALSLEPDLLFADEPVSALDTSVQAQILNLLLEIRRERRMAMVIVSHNIDVVRHMAERTLVLRDGLIVEEGPSQVLFEHPEHSFTRALVAALPRLE, encoded by the coding sequence ATGATCCTCCTGGAAGCCCGGGCCGTCCGCAAGGCCTACCAGGGCCGCCCGGTCCTGGCCGGCGTCGCCCTGGCCCTGGAGGAGGGCCGCACCCTGGGCCTGGTGGGTGAGAGCGGCTCGGGCAAGACCACCTTCGGCCGCATCCTCATGGGCTTGGAGCGCCCCGACGCGGGCGAGGTCCTCTACCGCGGCGAGCCCATGCCCCCGCAGCGATCCCCGGCCTGGCGCGCCCTGCGCCGGAAGATCCAGGCCGTCCACCAGGACCCCTCCGCCGTGCTCAACCCCTGGTGGACCATCCAGGAGGTCCTGGAGGAGCCCTTCCGCGTCCACGGCATGCCCCGCGCCGAGCGCCGCGCCAGGATCCCCGCCCTCCTGGACCAGGTGGGCCTCCCCGCCGCCGTGGCCCCGCGCCTTCCCGCGGAGCTGAGCGGCGGCCAGAAGCAGCGGGTGGTCATCGCCCGGGCCCTTTCCCTGGAACCCGACCTCCTCTTCGCCGACGAGCCGGTGTCGGCCCTGGACACCTCGGTGCAGGCCCAGATCCTCAACCTGCTTCTGGAGATCCGGCGGGAGCGCCGCATGGCCATGGTGATCGTCTCCCACAACATCGACGTGGTCCGCCACATGGCCGAGCGCACCCTGGTGCTGCGGGACGGCCTGATCGTCGAGGAGGGCCCGTCCCAGGTCCTGTTCGAACACCCCGAGCATTCCTTCACGAGGGCTCTTGTGGCGGCGCTGCCGAGGCTGGAGTAG
- a CDS encoding ImmA/IrrE family metallo-endopeptidase encodes MAARAILAKCNPALIKWSRCSAHLTMEEVSRRTKIPIERLEGYESGSIIPSFPQLQLLAKTLKRALPLFFLPLPPDHEDVEIEFRSLSAFEQEVADQISALRRRVESQKKKVLRSCFENLDTVINKIDKCAIVFDDNHRRIAKELRALVGISLSEQFSWKKPDKALRHWKEAIEALGIFVIQNEPNSEKVPVDIFRGFVLPALPFPVIVLNCSDAQNGKIFTLIHELCHLAHIISIGKGATAKRYRTREFLETICNRVAAEFLCPEDDLGNCWDDIATPSQGKTVTTAQLKEMTAHFSVSAEMLLIRLQSLGYITESCQKQHLARIKVLSEEANKERGPVIIPYHILAVNRNGKALSTLVIKALGRGSIDFVDASNCLGIRSKHIAKIGTYLLAQNS; translated from the coding sequence ATGGCGGCACGAGCGATTCTTGCAAAATGTAACCCAGCCTTGATCAAATGGTCCCGGTGTTCTGCCCACTTGACCATGGAAGAAGTCTCTCGGCGGACAAAAATCCCGATAGAAAGACTGGAGGGATACGAATCAGGGAGCATCATCCCCTCGTTCCCGCAACTTCAGCTACTTGCAAAAACCCTTAAGCGAGCATTGCCCCTTTTTTTCCTTCCGCTGCCACCAGACCATGAAGACGTTGAAATTGAGTTCAGATCACTGAGTGCATTTGAGCAGGAAGTCGCTGATCAAATTAGTGCCCTTAGGAGAAGAGTCGAAAGTCAAAAGAAGAAGGTATTGCGGTCATGCTTTGAAAATTTAGACACGGTTATTAACAAAATTGATAAATGCGCCATTGTCTTTGACGACAACCATCGCCGAATAGCCAAAGAACTCAGAGCCCTGGTCGGAATCTCTTTGTCGGAACAATTTTCCTGGAAAAAGCCAGACAAGGCACTTCGACATTGGAAGGAAGCAATTGAGGCTCTGGGGATTTTTGTAATTCAAAATGAACCGAACTCAGAGAAGGTTCCAGTTGATATTTTTCGAGGTTTCGTTCTTCCTGCCCTGCCGTTTCCTGTAATAGTGCTGAACTGTTCAGATGCTCAAAATGGCAAGATTTTCACCCTGATACACGAATTGTGTCACCTTGCTCACATTATTTCTATCGGGAAGGGCGCGACAGCAAAACGATACCGGACAAGAGAATTCCTTGAGACCATCTGCAATCGTGTTGCTGCCGAATTTTTATGCCCAGAAGATGATTTGGGTAACTGTTGGGATGATATTGCAACTCCTAGCCAGGGAAAGACTGTTACGACAGCCCAATTGAAAGAAATGACCGCACATTTTTCGGTTAGCGCTGAAATGCTCTTAATCAGATTACAATCCCTGGGTTACATCACCGAATCATGCCAAAAGCAGCATCTTGCGAGAATCAAAGTTCTTTCAGAAGAAGCAAATAAAGAACGCGGACCCGTAATTATTCCATATCACATTCTTGCCGTAAACCGTAATGGGAAAGCGTTGAGCACTCTTGTAATCAAAGCCCTCGGGCGAGGCTCCATTGACTTTGTTGACGCATCCAATTGCCTTGGGATTAGATCCAAGCACATTGCAAAAATCGGGACCTATTTACTGGCTCAAAACAGTTAA
- the drt2 gene encoding antiviral reverse transcriptase Drt2 — MECRYHLPPVQPLPERQGVASAFCIKPRGYLHFDEPFFGPGALRLASNDGRVTTWSFMPFIHTTIEARKVKKKNGALTPKVKTRDIYYAAHRDAAIYSYYAYILNEAYNRLIPSLGLDDVVTAFRSNLHKCNIHFAAEAFEFIKNNPDCMVYTYDVSSFFDNLDHRILKSQWARILGVTRLPSNHYAVFKSITKFSFVDLQDLYNTFGISKHAPKANGRRRICTIPEFKSKIRGQGLVKPNPGGFKGIPQGSPISAVLSNIYMLQFDTKIAAEVISLNGLYRRYCDDIICIIPKGKNEVVAASIQREIGILHLEIHPDKSSTFSFSQGLIDKDSPPFVQYLGFTFDGKRIALRAGSMSRYYSKLRAAVSLAHQTRLKHDRLNGTETLIRRKRINLKYSYLGRHNFIAYALKASRLTQSVAIKRQIKGHWKKLQKEIAKIELVP; from the coding sequence GTGGAGTGCCGCTACCATCTTCCCCCAGTTCAGCCCTTGCCAGAGCGGCAGGGGGTGGCTAGTGCTTTTTGCATTAAGCCAAGGGGTTATCTCCATTTTGACGAGCCGTTTTTTGGACCAGGTGCACTGCGCCTGGCTTCCAATGATGGCAGGGTGACAACCTGGTCATTCATGCCGTTTATCCATACAACCATTGAGGCACGTAAGGTAAAGAAGAAGAACGGGGCACTTACTCCTAAAGTTAAAACCCGTGATATTTATTACGCCGCCCACCGGGATGCGGCTATCTACTCCTACTATGCATACATTCTTAATGAAGCATACAACCGGTTAATTCCATCTCTTGGGCTGGATGATGTGGTCACTGCTTTTAGAAGTAATCTGCATAAGTGCAACATCCATTTCGCGGCTGAAGCCTTTGAATTCATCAAAAACAACCCGGATTGTATGGTTTATACCTATGATGTCTCTTCGTTTTTTGACAACCTTGACCACCGGATTTTGAAATCGCAATGGGCAAGAATCCTTGGGGTAACTCGTTTACCGTCGAACCATTATGCCGTATTCAAGTCCATAACCAAATTTTCATTCGTTGATCTTCAAGATTTATATAATACTTTTGGGATTAGCAAACATGCGCCAAAAGCAAATGGGAGAAGGCGAATCTGCACAATCCCGGAGTTTAAGTCTAAAATCAGAGGGCAAGGACTAGTCAAGCCTAATCCGGGAGGATTTAAGGGAATTCCCCAAGGTAGCCCTATAAGTGCTGTTCTCTCGAATATCTATATGCTGCAATTTGATACGAAGATTGCTGCTGAAGTTATTAGCCTGAACGGATTGTATCGGAGATATTGTGATGACATTATATGCATAATTCCAAAAGGGAAAAATGAAGTAGTAGCAGCCTCAATTCAGCGAGAAATAGGCATCCTTCATCTTGAAATTCATCCGGATAAATCATCTACATTTTCCTTTTCTCAAGGACTAATTGATAAGGATTCCCCTCCGTTTGTCCAGTATCTTGGATTTACATTCGACGGTAAGCGTATCGCATTAAGAGCTGGCAGTATGAGTCGTTACTATTCCAAACTTCGTGCTGCCGTTTCACTTGCCCATCAAACGAGACTGAAACACGATAGGCTTAATGGGACAGAAACACTCATCCGGAGAAAGCGAATTAATTTGAAATATTCATATCTGGGTCGCCACAATTTTATTGCCTACGCACTAAAAGCGTCTAGGCTTACCCAAAGCGTCGCCATTAAGAGACAGATCAAAGGTCACTGGAAAAAACTTCAGAAGGAAATTGCGAAGATTGAGTTGGTGCCTTAG